GCTCATCGACCTGGACGCGGACATCCACACGCTGGTGCCCGCGTGGCCGGAGAAGCGCTGGCCGGTGACGGTGCGGCAACTGCTCGGACACCTGGGAGGCGTGACGAACTACGGCCGCTTCGGCCCGAGCCATGACACCGGGCCGCTCGACACCGAGGGCGCGGTCGCGCTCGTGTCGGGCTACGACCTGGAGGCCGAGCCCGGCACGCGCTTCATCTACAGCACCTGGGCGTACAACCTGCTCGGCGCGGCCATCGAGGGCGTGTCGGGCCAGTCCTATGGCGAGTACCTGCGGGAGCACGTCTTCGGACCCGCCGGCATGGAGCACGCACGGTTGGATGATCGCCGCACGCGCGACGAGCACCACGCGGCGGGCTACCGGCTCCGGGACGGACAGCGGGTGCCCTCCAAGGTCATCGACGTGTCCGGCCGTTTCGCCGGCGGAGGCACGCGCGCGTCGATCGAGGATCTGCTCGCCTTCGGTGGGGCCCTGCTCGACTACCGGCTGGTGTCGCGCGAGAGCACGGGGCGGATGCAGACGCCCATGAGCACCCGGGACGGGCACCTCACTGATTACGGCATGGGCTTCGCCACGTACCCGCTCCATGGCCATTACGTGGTGGCCCACTCGGGGGCACAGCCGGAGACGTCGACGCTGCTCCTGCTGCTGCCCGGGGAGGACGTGGCGATCGCGCTGGCGAGCAACGTGGAGGGCCAGGCCGCGTCGCTGCGGCGCGTCGCTCTCGGCATCATCGAATTGCTGCTCGAGGACGGAGGCCCCCGGCTGAGCGCGCGACTCCAGACGTCGGTGGACGCGGTGGTGAACGAGGGCCTGGGCCGCATCTACGGCTACGGGCTCGCGTACCACCACTGGGCCTCGCGAGGGCCGGGGACACTGCCCGGAACGGGCGGGCTGCCGGAGGCCTTCGAGCAGGTGACGAAGCTGCTGGATGCGACCGCCATCGCGAAGTCCCCGAACGCCACGCTCGAGCGCATCCGCTCCGCCCACGAGCCGCGCGAGGACTGGCTCTTCGTCCGGGTGGGCGCGCAGATGGCCCGGACGTTGGAGGAAGCACTGGGCCCCGAGCGGCTGCGCGGCTATTCCTCGCGAGGCGCGCTCGCATTCTTCAACGACTACCTGACCGTCTGCGAGTCGAAGGGCTGTCCGGAGCCGTTCCGTTTCAACGAGGCCCTCCGCGCGGACCTGCGCCGTTTCACCACGGGAAGCCACCGACCTCCCGCACACTGAGTCCGAACACCACCATGTCCACACAACCCGACAGGACGCTGACGGCCGAGCAACGACTCACGAAAGAGGACTCCTTCGAGAACGAGACGTTCGCCGATCTGGATCTCCAGGGATGCGACCTCGGCCAGAAGGAGTTCTACAAATGCACCTTCGAGCGGTGCCAGTTCCAGGAGAGCAACTGGAAGCGGAGCGTGCTCGAGGCGTGCGTCTTCAACGGGTGCGATCTCACCCGTGCGCAGTTCTCGCAGACGGCACTGCGGGGCGTGCGCTTCGAGGGCTCGAAGCTGATGGGGATCGACTGGACGAGCGTGTCGGCCAACCCCGAGCTGGCGTTCGAGGGGTGCGTCCTGCGCTACACCTCGT
This is a stretch of genomic DNA from Archangium violaceum. It encodes these proteins:
- a CDS encoding serine hydrolase domain-containing protein, whose amino-acid sequence is MVKGWCLPVLLWGLTVWAAPPGMPVCEPPRHSAPEVERPFSEEDQRALDALIRAELAREPHVGLAVGVLRGPQRWVGAYGLRDAARGLPATTRTTWRMASITKSFTAVAVMQLVERGLIDLDADIHTLVPAWPEKRWPVTVRQLLGHLGGVTNYGRFGPSHDTGPLDTEGAVALVSGYDLEAEPGTRFIYSTWAYNLLGAAIEGVSGQSYGEYLREHVFGPAGMEHARLDDRRTRDEHHAAGYRLRDGQRVPSKVIDVSGRFAGGGTRASIEDLLAFGGALLDYRLVSRESTGRMQTPMSTRDGHLTDYGMGFATYPLHGHYVVAHSGAQPETSTLLLLLPGEDVAIALASNVEGQAASLRRVALGIIELLLEDGGPRLSARLQTSVDAVVNEGLGRIYGYGLAYHHWASRGPGTLPGTGGLPEAFEQVTKLLDATAIAKSPNATLERIRSAHEPREDWLFVRVGAQMARTLEEALGPERLRGYSSRGALAFFNDYLTVCESKGCPEPFRFNEALRADLRRFTTGSHRPPAH
- a CDS encoding pentapeptide repeat-containing protein, with product MSTQPDRTLTAEQRLTKEDSFENETFADLDLQGCDLGQKEFYKCTFERCQFQESNWKRSVLEACVFNGCDLTRAQFSQTALRGVRFEGSKLMGIDWTSVSANPELAFEGCVLRYTSFVGLSLRKTPFLRCTAQEANFFDLDLTDSDFTGTDLTGSNFRGCTLTRTNFSDTVGAFIDPARNRLKGTRVPVETAVMLAQTLGMVVSGFNEAVGAERGSRKKTR